From Jaculus jaculus isolate mJacJac1 chromosome 19, mJacJac1.mat.Y.cur, whole genome shotgun sequence, a single genomic window includes:
- the Pmvk gene encoding phosphomevalonate kinase isoform X2, which translates to MIRWGEEKRQADPGFFCRKIVEGVSQPVWLVSDTRRVSDIQWFQEAYGALTQTVRVAASEQSRQQRGWVFTAGVDDAESECGLDNFGSFDWVIENHGDEQCLEDQLQNLLEFIHTRL; encoded by the exons ATGATCCGctggggggaggagaagagacaGGCTGACCCTGGTTTCTTCTGCAGAAAGATTGTGGAAGGCGTGTCCCAGCCTGTCTGG CTGGTGAGTGACACACGAAGGGTGTCTGACATCCAGTGGTTCCAGGAAGCCTATGGGGCCTTGACACAGACCGTCCGAGTGGCGGCCTCCGAGCAGAGCCGCCAGCAGCGGGGCTGGGTGTTCACTGCAG GGGTGGACGACGCCGAGTCCGAATGCGGTCTGGACAACTTTGGGAGCTTTGACTGGGTCATCGAGAACCACGGAGACGAGCAGTGCCTGGAGGACCAGCTACAGAACCTGCTGGAATTCATCCACACCAGACTCTAA